Proteins encoded in a region of the Marmota flaviventris isolate mMarFla1 chromosome 3, mMarFla1.hap1, whole genome shotgun sequence genome:
- the Cfap97 gene encoding cilia- and flagella-associated protein 97, translating into MDRFEDISEGEVDHSFFDSDFEEAAKKCESNLVVDKQNYDPKERIDKSTGNINLKFGIQTNKCYLTEKGNERKAKLLSDEHLVKNDILQTSSSLTTSSGSKKLYDAATGYKIHLPIPSRIPKIVKEGEDDYYTDGEESSDDGKKHHVKSRSAKASNNFKKSMSKKYSKVSSSSSSLSSSSSSSGTDCSDEESDICKSHSHPSSRKPVSGVTLLSPKQKYKSRIKSAGTQPYSSTKPKIDDSPEESEDTVTDVTPLSTPDISPIQSFELGASNDQKIKVKRQENVSQEVYEDVEVLKNDSKHLKTARKGKEKCGPNLTPNSPDSDLDHRYKQKVLHDTMDLNHLLKAFLQLDKKVPQKHHFDQPSVVPRKNYSFTREEVRKIDRENQRLLKELSRQAEKPGSKSAIPRRSIGHPPKLYHSALNRQKEQQRIERENLALLKRLEAVKPTVGMKRSEQLMDYHRNMGYLNATPPSRQVRSALGQYSPLRGASRTSSATSGLSYKTERSAFDISSNPLLRPKPPNVRTAWL; encoded by the exons ATGGATCGGTTTGAAGATATATCAGAAGGTGAAGTAGACCATTCTTTCTTTGACAGTGATTTTGAAGAAGCAGCAAAGAAATGTGAAAGTAACTTAGTTGTGGACAAGCAAAATTATGATCCTAAAGAGAGAATAGATAAGAGTACAggaaatataaacttaaaatttggaatacaaacaaacaaatgttatCTTACTGAgaagggaaatgaaagaaaagcaaaacttctTTCAGACGAACATCTTGTAAAGAATGATATTTTGCAAACCAGTTCTTCATTGACCACTTCTTCAGGATCAAAAAAATTGTATGATGCTGCAACAGGTTATAAAATACACTTGCCCATTCCAAGTAGAATTCCCAAAATTGTAAAAGAAGGTGAAGATGATTACTATACTGATGGAGAAGAAAGCAGTGATGATGGGAAAAAACATCATGTAAAGTCTAGGTCAGCTAAAGCAtctaataacttcaaaaaaagcATGAGCAAAAAGTATTCCAAAGTtagttcctcttcctcttctttgtcTTCCTCATCTTCAAGTTCAGGTACAGACTGTTCAGATGAAGAATCAGATATCTGTAAATCTCATTCGCATCCATCATCAAGGAAACCTGTATCTGGTGTAACCCTCTTATcaccaaaacagaaatataagTCAAGAATAAAATCAGCAGGAACACAACCCTATTCAAGTACTAAGCCAAAAATTGATGACTCCCCAGAGGAATCTGAAGATACTGTGACAGATGTAACTCCTTTATCAACTCCAGATATTAGCCCTATTCAGTCTTTTGAATTGGGTGCATCaaatgaccaaaaaataaaagttaaaaggcaagaaaatgtGAGTCAAGAGGTATATGAAGATgttgaggttttaaaaaatgattcaaaacatttgaaaacagccaggaaagggaaagaaaaatgtggaCCTAATCTCACCCCAAATTCACCAGATTCTGATTTAGATCATAGATATAAACAGAAAGTCTTACATGACACAATGGATCTGAATCATCTCTTAAAAg CTTTTCTGCAGTTAGATAAAAAGGTACCTCAAAAACATCACTTTGATCAGCCTTCAGTAGTACCTAGAAAAAACTACTCTTTCACAAGAGAAGAGGTGCGAAAAATTGATCGGGAAAATCAGAGGCTTTTAAAAGAACTGTCAAGGCAGGCTGAGAAGCCCGGAAGCAAAAGTGCAATTCCCAGAAGATCAATTGGTCATCCCCCTAAGTTATATCATAGTGCTCTCAATAGACAGAAGGAACAACAAAGGATTGAAAGAGAAAATTTG GCTTTATTGAAAAGGCTTGAAGCTGTGAAGCCAACAGTTGGTATGAAACGCTCAGAACAGCTGATGGACTATCATCGTAATATGGGTTATCTCAACGCTACACCACCTTCTAGACAAGTGAGATCTGCACTTGGCCAATACAGCCCATTAA GAGGAGCTTCTAGGACATCCAGTGCTACCAGTGGTCTCAGTTATAAGACTGAGCGATCAGCTTTTGACATTTCCAGCAACCCGTTGCTAAGACCTAAGCCCCCTAATGTCCGCACTGCTTGGTTATAA